From a single Silene latifolia isolate original U9 population chromosome 6, ASM4854445v1, whole genome shotgun sequence genomic region:
- the LOC141586218 gene encoding large ribosomal subunit protein P1-like yields MSIAELACTYAALALADDGIAPTAEKISELIKAANIKVDSFWPALFAKLLEKKSVEDLISGVGAGGGGGAAPAAVSGGGAAAPAAEEKKEEKEEPKEESDDDMGFSLFD; encoded by the exons ATGTCGATCGCAGAGCTAGCTTGCACTTACGCTGCCCTTGCCCTTGCTGATGATGGCATCGCCCCAACT GCTGAGAAGATTTCAGAATTGATCAAGGCTGCCAACATCAAAGTTGACTCTTTCTGGCCAGCTTTGTTCGCCAAACTTCTTGAGAAGAAGAGTGTAGAGGATCTCATCTCCGGTGTTGGTGCTGGTGGCGGTGGAGGTGCTGCTCCTGCTGCTGTTAGCGGAGGTGGTGCTGCGGCCCCTGCTGCTGAGGAAAAGAAGGAAGAGAAG GAGGAGCCCAAGGAGGAGAGTGATGACGACATGGGATTCAGCTTGTTCGACTAA
- the LOC141586212 gene encoding uncharacterized protein LOC141586212, which translates to MTTHQKKPTMTKNVINPLKPTSMADELDLDSLLRRHNAAVDSTSSSSTSSDNDDDRRRVDDLLNNSDHDSDDNDIVSVSTNSQTLVSTSNSSNYDQVKYNLIQRFKSDEYSGYTSRKPSNSRPASVFGSGYRAAGKPGAALAAAAAASRSIKSRRAMSLSSVGKVSDSDGDGLFDVSDRIESVSGEIEGKLTSYDSGDGGNVCETVVECSEGDEVRRSDEEVSRADSFVENGNEIEETEETSLSLSLSLLLDDVEGGNEVEEDCTISKFHDVRTSNEVDESEKEKEKSVFNDSEDVEMSNDVDESDKDKSVFKDTEDVETSNDVNESENEKSMMTMVGNVEKINGDGDERFGIGRDADSSSGSDDVRELVAELVEDKTGELQSNSASMEEKLQAKKTPLEVAEELEKKQASTGQDWEEGAAAQPMRLEGARKGSTVLGYFDVNADNAISRAIKSQAFKRDYGRPQVLAVHLNYIALGMSKGVIIVVPSKYSVQHGDRMDSKMLMLGGQGDRSQGPVTSICFDQLGDLLLAGYGDGQIIFWNLPRGTVAKVVPGEHKAAVVHALFLGQDSQANRQYKAVTGDSKGLLLLHEISVVTLFGFQINKTQCLLDGQRTGTVLCASPLLPDQITGGASASLPGNTTGSTSSLGGVMGGVVGGATGWKLFAEGSSLSEEGVVIFATHQNALVVRLRPGLEVYANFAKPKGVREGAMPYTSWKCTTQSHGSSTDNLSHEALEKISLLAIAWDRKVQVAKLVKSKLSFLGNWTLESAAIGLAWLDDQMLVILTLSGQLCLYARDGTLIHQTSYDINGTGEDDMIAYHTCFTNVFGNPEKAYQNSLAVRGASIYVLAPTHLVISRLLLWRERIQVLRDAGDWMGAFNMAMTLYDGQAHGVIDLPRSLDAIQETLAPYLVELLTSYVDEVFSYISVAFSNHNVDEEQVDGATSVSNSSSSNIKEQFTRVGGVAVEFCVHIKRTDILFDEIFSRFVAVHQRDTFLELLEPYILKDMLGSLPPEVMQALVEHYNCKGWLQRVEQCVLHMDISSLDFNQVVRLCRENGLYGALIYLFNKGLDDYKTPLEELLSVLKNHERDSAAVGYRMLVYLKYCFSGLAFPPGHGTISRQRLPSLRSELVQFLLEDFGRPKSQSGASVSFSGAYLNLYYLLELDTEATLDVLRIAFVEDDNFEPDVVVDDPTVSDRIPENKNIMVQKTVDGLVLVLDVNISQTVRSAGNNDTSMGLWPSKKDIGQIIEFIASYIATKRASVSKSVMSQILEYLMSENYVFLSSSEQVNESKKRREKKVLALLDAVPPTEWNASFVLHLSEKAQFYQVCGLIHATRCDYLAALDSYMKDVDEPVYAFSFIDGMLLKLSETDSIAFRSAVISRIPELVILSREGTYFLVRSYFNKESSRILSELQSNPGSLFLYLKTLFDVHLSGSLNFSSIYVDNVLDCPWGRQKKSEKSCLEAYLERVYEFPKFIRDNPVEVSDDMIELYLEMLCKYEPDSVLKFLEASESYRVDRCLQLCQEYGIVDAAAFLLERVGDVGSALLLVLSDLNDKFMMLDTAVGNLIPSKDKDKNGHIDHLPAASRLEEVQDVERILRACIGLCQRNTPRLESDEAESLWFHMLDTFCKPLLISQGNSEIGMFAQSSSFKKVSEADEITWRICGSQRYAPLLKRLFSQFIKEIVEGMIGYVRLPSIMSKLLTDNGGQEFGDFKPTILGMLGTYSFEMRILDTAKCLIEDDAFYTMSTLRKGASKGYAPRSLLCCICNTSFSKSPSSSGIRMFSCGHAIHLQCELQESGTSSQRSSHVCPLCVIKKRSNKAKGKAAEQGLVSTSSYRSWRPQGAASLHSHEIDAFENLTSSHPISRFEMLNSLQTKKSATQTDTMPQLRLAPPAVYHDKVNKRNHFPGGSSEASEKQSKNRQLRDLKAKGSSIRFPLKSKIFGKEKTRV; encoded by the exons CAACGACATCGTTTCGGTAAGCACTAATTCTCAAACCCTAGTTTCGACATCAAATTCGTCTAATTACGATCAAGTGAAGTATAATTTGATTCAGCGGTTTAAATCGGATGAGTATTCCGGATATACTAGTAGAAAACCGTCGAATTCACGGCCGGCGTCGGTTTTTGGCAGCGGATATAGGGCGGCAGGGAAGCCTGGTGCGGCGCTTGCGGCTGCGGCTGCGGCGTCGCGGTCGATTAAGTCGAGGAGAGCGATGAGTTTGAGTTCGGTTGGGAAGGTATCTGATAGTGATGGTGATGGATTGTTTGATGTTTCGGATCGGATTGAGTCGGTTTCTGGTGAGATTGAGGGGAAATTGACGAGTTATGATAGTGGTGATGGAGGTAATGTGTGTGAGACTGTTGTAGAGTGTAGCGAAGGGGATGAGGTGAGAAGAAGTGATGAGGAAGTTTCTAGGGCGGATTCCTTTGTCGAGAATGGGAATGAGATTGAGGAGACGGAAGAGACgagtttgagtttgagtttgagtttgcTGTTGGATGATGTAGAGGGAGGGAATGAGGTTGAAGAGGATTGTACAATTTCGAAGTTTCATGATGTCAGAACTAGTAATGAGGTTGATGAGagtgagaaagagaaagagaagagtGTTTTTAATGATTCGGAGGATGTagaaatgagtaatgatgtagaTGAGAGTGATAAAGATAAGAGTGTGTTTAAGGATACAGAGGATGTTGAGACGAGTAATGATGTTAATGAGAGTGAAAATGAGAAGAGTATGATGACAATGGTAGGAAATGTAGAGAAAATCAATGGAGATGGAGATGAGCGTTTTGGTATTGGGAGGGATGCTGATTCGAGTTCGGGAAGTGATGATGTGAGGGAGTTAGTGGCTGAGTTAGTTGAAGATAAAACGGGGGAATTACAGAGCAATAGTGCAAGTATGGAGGAGAAGTTGCAGGCTAAGAAGACGCCATTAGAAGTAGCTGAAGAACTTGAGAAAAAGCAGGCTTCTACTGGACAAGATTGGGAGGAGGGAGCTGCTGCCCAACCCATGAGGTTAGAAGGTGCGCGCAAGGGGTCAACTGTTCTAGGATACTTTGACGTGAATGCTGATAATGCGATTAGCCGAGCTATAAAATCTCAAGCATTTAAGCGTGATTATGGTAGACCACAGGTCTTGGCAGTGCATCTCAACTACATTGCTCTGGGGATGTCGAAAGGTGTCATCATTGTTGTGCCCAGTAAATATTCAGTTCAGCATGGTGATCGCATGGATTCGAAG ATGTTGATGCTTGGCGGACAAGGGGATCGATCCCAAGGTCCTGTAACATCCATTTGTTTCGATCAGCTAGGTGATTTGCTTTTAGCAGGCTATGGCGATGGTCAAATTATATTTTGGAACTTACCTAGGGGAACAGTGGCAAAAGTTGTCCCTGGAGAACATAAAGCAGCTGTGGTgcatgctttatttcttggccaGGATTCTCAAGCCAATCGTCAATATAAAGCTGTTACAGGTGACTCTAAAGGTCTGTTACTGTTGCATGAGATCTCTGTGGTGACGTTATTCGGGTTCCAAATCAACAAAACACAG TGTCTTCTTGATGGACAACGGACGGGCACAGTGCTATGTGCCTCACCCCTTCTACCTGATCAAATTACCGGAGGTGCTTCTGCTAGTTTACCTGGAAACACCACTGGCTCAACTAGCAGCCTAGGTGGTGTCATGGGTGGTGTAGTTGGGGGAGCTACTGGCTGGAAACTATTTGCTGAAGGTTCCTCCCTGTCTGAAGAAGGTGTTGTCATCTTTGCCACCCATCAGAATGCTCTGGTG GTGAGACTTAGGCCTGGCTTGGAGGTCTATGCAAACTTTGCAAAGCCAAAAGGCGTTCGGGAGGGTGCTATGCCATATACTTCTTGGAAATGCACTACACAGTCACATGGTTCCTCCACAG ATAATTTGAGTCATGAAGCTTTGGAGAAAATATCACTGCTTGCAATTGCATGGGATCGAAAGGTTCAAGTTGCTAAATTAGTGAAGTCAAAACTTTCATTCCTTGGAAATTGGACTCTTGAAAGTGCAGCAATTGGTTTGGCATGGCTTGACGATCAG ATGTTGGTCATTCTAACATTATCCGGTCAACTTTGCTTGTATGCAAGGGATGGTACCTTGATCCACCAAACTAGTTATGACATTAATGGAACTGGAGAAGATGATATGATTGCTTATCACACTTGCTTTACAAATGTTTTTGGCAACCCTGAGAAAGCGTATCAAAATAGCTTGGCTGTTAGAGGAGCGTCTATCTATGTACTTGCACCTACCCATCTTGTTATCTCTCGGCTACTGTTGTGGAGAGAGCGAATTCAGGTTTTGAGAGATGCTGGTGACTGGATGGGCGCCTTCAACATGGCAATGACACTATATGATGGTCAGGCTCATGGTGTTATTGACCTTCCCAGAAGCCTGGATGCTATCCAGGAGACTTTAGCTCCCTATCTGGTGGAGTTACTTACTTCGTATGTAGATGAAGTTTTCTCCTACATTTCCGTCGCTTTTTCCAACCACAATGTGGACGAAGAACAAGTGGATGGTGCTACAAGTGTTAGCAACTCTTCATCTTCCAATATTAAAGAGCAGTTTACTCGTGTTGGTGGTGTAGCAGTAGAATTCTGTGTTCATATTAAAAGGACAGACATTCTCTTTGATGAGATATTCTCAAGATTCGTAGCCGTTCACCAAAGAG ATACATTTTTGGAGCTTCTGGAGCCATATATATTAAAGGATATGCTTGGGTCACTGCCTCCTGAG GTTATGCAAGCACTGGTTGAGCATTACAACTGCAAAGGATGGTTGCAGCGAGTCGAACAATGTGTTCTTCACATGGATATTTCATCCTTGGATTTTAATCAG GTAGTCAGGCTATGTCGGGAGAATGGCCTGTATGGAGCTCTGATATATCTTTTCAATAAAGGCCTAGATGATTACAAGACACCTCTAGAGGAACTATTGTCTGTGTTGAAAAATCATGAAAGAGATTCTGCTGCTGTTGG GTACCGGATGCTAGTGTATCTGAAGTACTGCTTTTCTGGCCTTGCTTTTCCTCCAG GACATGGAACTATCTCTAGGCAGCGTCTGCCGTCACTGAGGTCAGAGCTTGTGCAATTTCTGCTGGAGGATTTTGGTCGCCCAAAGTCACAGTCGGGTGCAAGTGTATCATTCTCTGGAGCATACTTGAATTTGTATTATTTGTTAGAGTTGGATACGGAGGCTACATTGGATGTTTTAAGGATTGCGTTTGTGGAGGATGATAATTTTGAGCCTGATGTAGTTGTTGATGATCCAACAGTGAGTGATCGAATCCCTGAGAACAAAAACATCATGGTTCAAAAAACAGTTGATGGTCTAGTTCTTGTTCTTGATGTAAATATTTCCCAAACTGTTAGATCTGCTGGCAATAATGATACCAGCATGGGATTATGGCCTTCAAAAAAAGATATCGGTCAGATCATTGAGTTTATAGCTAGTTATATTGCAACTAAAAGAGCTTCTGTGTCAAAGAGCGTGATGAGCCAGATATTAGAGTACTTGATGTCTGAGAATTATGTGTTTTTAAGTAGTTCTGAGCAAGTGAATGAATCAAAGAAAAGAAGGGAGAAAAAAGTGTTAGCTCTGCTGGATGCTGTTCCTCCGACTGAGTGGAATGCTTCCTTTGtcttgcatttgagtgaaaaggCACAATTTTATCAG GTTTGTGGCTTAATCCATGCCACCAGATGTGATTATCTTGCTGCGCTGGATAGCTATATGAAAGATGTAGATGAACCAGTTTACGCATTTTCCTTTATTGATGGTATGTTACTGAAGCTGAGTGAAACTGACTCCATTGCTTTTCGATCAGCAGTTATTTCCCGAATTCCAGAGCTAGTTATCCTGAGCAG AGAAGGCACATATTTCTTGGTCCGAAGTTACTTCAACAAAGAAAGTAGCCGTATTCTCTCTGAGCTCCAATCTAATCCTGGAAGCCTCTTCCTGTATCTGAAGACTTTGTTTGACGTTCATTTGTCAGGCAgtttgaatttctccagtatatATGTGGACAACGTACTTGATTGTCCCTGGGGTAGACAGAAAAAAAGCGAGAAAAGCTGTCTTGAGGCTTACCTCGAAAGGGTTTATGAGTTTCCAAAATTTATACGTGATAATCCTGTTGAAGTGAGTGATGATATGATTGAACTTTATCTTGAG ATGTTATGCAAGTATGAACCAGATTCGGTTCTTAAGTTCTTAGAAGCTTCCGAAAGTTATAGAGTGGACCGCTGTTTGCAACTATGCCAAGAATATGGGATTGTTGATGCAGCTGCTTTCCTACTAGAAAGGGTGGGCGATGTTGGCAGTGCTCTTCTACTTGTCCTGTCTGACCTGAATGACAAGTTTATGATGCTTGATACTGCAGTGGGAAATTTGATTCCCAGCAAGGATAAAGACAAAAATGGCCATATTGACCATTTGCCTGCTGCCTCAAGATTGGAAGAG GTGCAAGATGTAGAAAGAATACTAcgtgcatgcattggcctttgCCAACGTAACACGCCACGTTTGGAATCAGATGAGGCTGAATCGCTATGGTTCCATATGCTAGACAC GTTTTGTAAACCCTTGCTTATTTCTCAAGGAAACTCTGAAATTGGCATGTTCGCTCaatcttcaagcttcaagaaagttTCCGAGGCCGATGAGATCACATGGAGGATTTGTGGGTCCCAGAGATATGCCCCTTTACTGAAGCGTTTGTTTTCACAATTTATCAAGGAGATAGTTGAGGGAATGATAGGATATGTTCGCCTTCCATCTATCATGTCAAAGCTTCTCACCGACAATGGTGGTCAGGAATTTGGTGATTTTAAACCAACAATATTAGGAATGTTGGGAACGTACagttttgaaatgagaattctg GATACTGCGAAATGTTTGATAGAGGATGATGCGTTTTACACCATGAGTACACTAAGGAAGGGTGCATCTAAGGGGTATGCCCCTCGAAGTCTTTTGTGCTGTATATGCAACACTTCTTTCAGCAAGAGTCCATCGAGCTCTGGAATTCGAATGTTCAGTTGTGGCCATGCGATCCATCTACAATGTGAACTTCAGGAGAGTGGTACATCTAGTCAGAGGTCTTCCCATGTATGTCCTCTCTGTGTGATTAAAAAGAGAAGTAATAAAGCTAAAGGCAAAGCGGCCGAGCAAGGATTGGTGAGCACATCTTCCTATAGGTCATGGCGACCACAAGGGGCAGCCAGTCTGCACTCACATGAAATTGATGCATTTGAGAACTTGACTAGTTCTCATCCAATTTCAAGA TTTGAAATGTTGAATAGTCTCCAGACGAAAAAGAGCGCAACTCAGACTGATACCATGCCACAGTTGAGGCTGGCACCACCAGCTGTTTACCACGACAAAGTAAACAAAAGAAACCATTTTCCAGGAGGAAGTAGTGAGGCTTCTGAAAAGCAGAGTAAAAACAGGCAACTACGGGATCTTAAAGCCAAAGGTTCATCAATTCGGTTCCCACTTAAATCAAAGATATTCG GAAAGGAGAAAACCCGTGTATAG